A region of Desulfolithobacter dissulfuricans DNA encodes the following proteins:
- a CDS encoding RNA polymerase sigma factor, with protein sequence MSYRNIDKQEKKKLKELVAELVQDLDEKLGSLARKNPSLHGAIQKHGSQQLYRIGLSLHVPGKTLATQEEGDEAENVIRKGFKELERLVARQKSLMKNEHLWKRKQRRRELKTAPLTTADNQELVTRPQSWFATIEPCLNDLYRLARREITYLQASGDLLPSDITPEELVDTVVVLSFEKQNEKPESMEIKPWLYKLALTQLEEEIRKSRDSRETLHLEERVTTHEGATSDDESWLYDFYQPDEVLSLEDLIAYPGDLSPEEITTLTEEQKHAQPALATMPRIWRQALWFLQGEKIDPEQVALILDTPVATLEQISQRAETFLRGRLADKGLVEWVTTEKSLTVLFHVPADQELDTAFRSELSDKFNAG encoded by the coding sequence AAACTGAAAGAGCTTGTGGCCGAACTGGTGCAGGACCTGGATGAAAAACTGGGCAGCCTGGCCCGGAAAAACCCCTCCCTGCACGGGGCCATCCAGAAACATGGCAGCCAGCAGCTCTACCGGATCGGCCTGAGCCTGCATGTTCCCGGCAAAACCCTGGCCACCCAGGAGGAAGGAGATGAGGCGGAAAACGTTATCCGCAAGGGATTCAAGGAACTGGAACGGTTGGTTGCCAGGCAGAAAAGCCTGATGAAAAACGAGCATCTCTGGAAACGCAAGCAGCGCCGCCGGGAGCTCAAGACAGCACCACTTACGACTGCCGACAACCAGGAGCTGGTCACCCGGCCCCAGTCCTGGTTTGCCACCATCGAGCCCTGTCTCAACGACCTGTACCGGCTGGCCCGGCGTGAGATCACCTATCTCCAGGCTTCCGGTGATCTGCTGCCCTCGGATATCACCCCCGAGGAACTGGTGGACACCGTGGTGGTGCTGAGTTTTGAGAAGCAGAACGAAAAGCCGGAGAGCATGGAGATCAAACCGTGGCTCTACAAGCTGGCCCTGACCCAGCTGGAAGAAGAAATCAGGAAAAGCAGAGACAGCCGGGAAACACTGCACCTGGAAGAGAGGGTCACCACCCACGAAGGTGCGACCTCGGACGACGAGTCCTGGCTCTATGACTTCTATCAGCCGGACGAAGTCCTGTCGCTGGAGGATCTCATCGCCTATCCCGGTGATTTGTCGCCCGAAGAGATCACCACCCTGACCGAGGAACAGAAACACGCCCAGCCGGCGCTTGCCACCATGCCGAGAATCTGGCGCCAGGCCCTGTGGTTCCTCCAGGGTGAGAAGATCGATCCCGAGCAGGTGGCCCTCATCCTGGATACCCCGGTGGCCACCCTGGAGCAGATCAGCCAGCGGGCCGAGACCTTTCTGCGGGGCAGGCTGGCGGACAAAGGGCTGGTCGAGTGGGTCACCACGGAAAAGAGCCTCACCGTGCTCTTCCATGTCCCGGCGGATCAGGAGCTCGACACCGCGTTTCGCAGTGAGCTGAGCGATAAGTTCAACGCCGGCTGA